One region of Thiorhodovibrio frisius genomic DNA includes:
- a CDS encoding DUF2189 domain-containing protein, giving the protein MENPTIDQAPSIDRVAVPSATPDDGIRVNRITPAQPWEWLRKGWQDIQQARRYSLTYGAVVVLISALMTWALVSEGYVFIVPFLAAGFYLLAPVVGLGLYQISAHLERGEPLQFCNALEAWKRNQGQLSIITAGLILIMQFWMLANFVLFAMLYTNLQPPLESFFSVVFLSGENNAFVFASVLVGFVLAGLAYAISAISVPMLVDRKIDGLTAIRTSVKAVTTNWLPMGLWATIIVMVIGLGFVTFYVGLAIAMPLLGHATWHAYRDLVPRESDPV; this is encoded by the coding sequence ATGGAAAATCCAACTATCGATCAGGCCCCAAGCATTGATCGGGTCGCAGTGCCAAGCGCAACCCCGGACGACGGCATCCGCGTCAACCGCATCACGCCTGCCCAACCCTGGGAATGGCTCAGAAAAGGCTGGCAGGACATCCAGCAGGCGCGTCGCTACAGCCTGACCTATGGAGCGGTCGTGGTGCTGATCAGCGCGCTAATGACTTGGGCGCTGGTGTCTGAGGGCTATGTGTTTATCGTGCCTTTTCTTGCCGCTGGCTTTTATCTGCTCGCACCTGTGGTCGGGCTGGGGCTCTATCAGATCAGCGCGCATCTCGAACGCGGAGAACCTTTGCAGTTTTGCAACGCGCTCGAGGCATGGAAGCGTAACCAGGGGCAGCTCAGCATTATTACCGCCGGGCTAATTCTCATTATGCAGTTCTGGATGCTGGCGAATTTCGTGCTTTTTGCGATGCTTTATACCAATCTGCAACCGCCACTGGAGAGCTTCTTCAGCGTGGTCTTCTTGTCCGGCGAGAATAATGCTTTTGTCTTTGCGAGCGTATTGGTCGGCTTTGTACTGGCAGGACTGGCCTATGCCATCAGTGCCATTTCGGTGCCCATGCTGGTGGATCGGAAAATCGACGGTCTCACCGCCATTCGCACCAGCGTGAAGGCGGTCACCACCAACTGGCTGCCGATGGGTTTGTGGGCAACCATCATTGTGATGGTCATCGGCTTGGGCTTTGTGACCTTTTACGTCGGGCTCGCCATCGCCATGCCGCTGCTCGGGCATGCCACCTGGCACGCATACCGAGACCTAGTGCCACGGGAATCCGATCCAGTCTGA